A single window of Synechococcus sp. CBW1004 DNA harbors:
- a CDS encoding glycosyltransferase family 39 protein has translation MQSAPLEAVRPSSLRAPALPAIAVLLLLCWLAFFNGLGDLGLTDKTEALFVEVAREMLERNDWVTPWWNGERFFDYPVWGYWMVVGSFRLFGISEWAARLPSALAASAVVVGGFALMLAWASPQEPARQRWGRGLLAAGVLATSPGWIGWGRVATTDMFLSSAITLALFSFLLAHHRREQPLPARLGRIGFALFSAIAVLAKGPVGLLLPGLVIVVFLSLTRQWRHWWKPGALLAMALLFAGVCLPWYVAATQANGSVFVDGFLGFSNIQRFTNVLYRHPGPPWFYLPWVLLLLLPWSLFLPPALAALRFWRWSRWRRAAEDPALELPLFLLLWLVLIVAFFSAAATKLPGYILPALPAASVLVALWWRPLTSPVPGPTAPGERPLAIWGSIDAVLLALLAVAAAIAPRWAATDPAHPGFADALTASGLPLRLAVLLGASSIALLLLLRRSAGRRWLWVPNLAGFLAILALVIAPLAPLLDRERQLPIRQLARTARQAALAEEPLWVIGTMRYSVLFYSGETAAFISGRESLLHRLRNDPKDLGLTDASRSVRLMGDRHDLEDLRLPADRVQRLRRIGEQELWRVRREDLGS, from the coding sequence ATGCAGAGCGCCCCTCTGGAGGCTGTTCGTCCCTCCAGCCTCCGGGCTCCTGCCCTGCCCGCGATCGCCGTCCTGCTGCTGCTCTGCTGGCTCGCCTTCTTCAATGGCCTCGGAGACCTGGGACTGACCGACAAGACCGAGGCGCTGTTCGTCGAGGTGGCCCGCGAGATGCTGGAGCGCAACGACTGGGTCACCCCCTGGTGGAACGGCGAGCGCTTCTTCGACTACCCGGTCTGGGGCTACTGGATGGTGGTCGGCTCGTTCCGGCTGTTCGGCATCAGCGAGTGGGCGGCGCGGCTGCCCTCCGCATTGGCGGCCAGTGCGGTCGTGGTGGGCGGCTTCGCTCTGATGCTGGCCTGGGCCTCGCCTCAGGAACCGGCGCGCCAGCGCTGGGGGCGGGGCCTGCTGGCCGCCGGTGTCCTGGCCACCAGCCCGGGCTGGATCGGCTGGGGCCGCGTGGCCACCACCGACATGTTCCTCTCCAGCGCGATCACCCTCGCGCTGTTCTCGTTTCTGCTGGCCCATCACCGGCGTGAGCAGCCGCTGCCCGCTCGCCTGGGCCGCATCGGCTTCGCCCTGTTCAGTGCCATCGCCGTGCTGGCCAAGGGTCCGGTGGGACTGCTGCTCCCCGGCCTGGTGATCGTCGTGTTCCTGAGCCTCACCCGCCAGTGGCGCCACTGGTGGAAACCCGGGGCTCTGCTGGCGATGGCGCTGCTGTTCGCCGGCGTCTGCCTGCCCTGGTACGTGGCCGCCACCCAGGCCAACGGCAGTGTGTTCGTCGACGGCTTCCTCGGATTCAGCAACATCCAGCGCTTCACCAACGTGCTCTACCGGCACCCGGGACCGCCCTGGTTCTATCTGCCCTGGGTGCTGCTGCTGCTGCTGCCGTGGTCCCTGTTCCTGCCGCCGGCCCTGGCCGCCCTGCGCTTCTGGCGCTGGAGCCGGTGGCGCCGCGCCGCAGAGGATCCCGCCCTGGAGCTGCCGCTGTTCCTGCTGCTGTGGCTGGTGTTGATCGTGGCCTTCTTCTCGGCCGCCGCCACCAAGCTCCCTGGCTACATCCTGCCGGCCCTGCCCGCCGCCAGCGTGCTGGTGGCGCTCTGGTGGCGTCCTCTCACAAGCCCGGTGCCGGGCCCGACCGCCCCTGGTGAGCGGCCGCTTGCGATCTGGGGCAGCATCGATGCCGTGCTGCTGGCCCTGCTCGCAGTGGCGGCCGCCATCGCCCCCCGATGGGCCGCCACCGATCCCGCCCACCCCGGCTTTGCCGACGCCCTCACCGCATCAGGGTTGCCGCTGCGGCTGGCCGTTCTGCTGGGGGCCAGCTCCATCGCCTTGCTGTTGCTGCTCCGCCGCAGCGCAGGGCGCCGCTGGCTGTGGGTCCCCAACCTGGCCGGCTTCCTGGCGATCCTGGCGTTGGTGATCGCTCCCCTGGCACCCCTGCTCGATCGCGAGCGCCAGCTGCCCATCCGCCAGCTGGCCCGCACCGCCCGCCAGGCCGCCCTGGCCGAGGAACCCCTCTGGGTGATCGGCACGATGCGGTACAGCGTGCTCTTCTACAGCGGTGAGACGGCGGCGTTCATCTCCGGTCGTGAAAGCCTGCTGCATCGCCTGCGGAATGATCCGAAGGACCTTGGCCTGACGGACGCCAGCCGCTCGGTGCGCCTGATGGGAGATCGGCATGACCTGGAGGATCTGCGCCTGCCCGCCGATCGCGTCCAACGCCTCAGGCGCATCGGCGAGCAGGAACTCTGGCGGGTGCGGCGCGAGGATCTGGGGTCATGA
- a CDS encoding phosphatase PAP2 family protein, whose translation MRLPLPALRRSDLLVIAGCLALLFGLDLLIDPDRPPRVDEAILTWLADHLRGPVGDALLQVYRLSGTHFTAFLVLAALIFVVLKRWWRDLRLLVMSTAGILMLVDLVFKPLFDRPRPPEKLLMVDGRSFPSGHAAGAIAFYGAMVVILASHHPQLRRPLLIGAGLWISLVWLSTLYARAHWPTDLLAGGGVGLAWLTLCLGYWRQPTDDEARPPQG comes from the coding sequence ATGAGACTTCCCCTGCCTGCGCTGCGGCGCAGCGATCTCCTGGTGATCGCCGGTTGCCTTGCGCTCCTCTTCGGCCTCGACCTGCTGATCGACCCGGACCGCCCACCCCGCGTCGATGAGGCGATCCTGACCTGGCTGGCCGACCATCTGCGCGGACCCGTGGGCGACGCCCTGCTGCAGGTCTACAGGCTCAGCGGCACGCACTTCACCGCCTTCCTGGTGCTGGCGGCCCTGATCTTCGTGGTGCTGAAGCGCTGGTGGCGCGATCTGCGGCTGCTGGTGATGTCCACCGCCGGCATCCTGATGCTGGTGGATCTGGTGTTCAAACCCCTCTTCGATCGCCCCCGCCCGCCGGAGAAGCTGCTGATGGTCGACGGACGCAGCTTCCCGAGCGGCCATGCTGCGGGCGCCATCGCCTTCTACGGAGCCATGGTTGTGATCCTGGCCTCCCATCATCCGCAGCTGCGACGACCGCTCCTGATCGGGGCCGGACTCTGGATCTCCCTGGTGTGGCTGAGCACGCTCTACGCGCGGGCCCACTGGCCGACGGACCTGCTGGCCGGCGGTGGCGTGGGGCTGGCCTGGCTGACGCTCTGCCTGGGCTACTGGCGTCAGCCGACCGACGACGAGGCGAGACCGCCCCAGGGCTGA
- a CDS encoding DUF1824 family protein, giving the protein MSASFNPDGSDPLASLRGLRSAPSLDAAQRQDLRRALSQRLAACQWFTVGVMAPDRLSAVTCLRSLEASLGWPPLQEESGVESSGKDAGPGGPVFLKGNQRNGGFRVREEAGLGEGLLITGHNPEEPEVEDTWGPLPLDLFA; this is encoded by the coding sequence TTGAGCGCCTCCTTCAACCCTGATGGCTCCGATCCGCTGGCCTCGCTGCGGGGTCTGCGCTCGGCCCCGAGTCTTGATGCCGCCCAGCGCCAGGACCTGCGCCGGGCCCTGAGCCAGCGGCTGGCCGCCTGTCAGTGGTTCACCGTCGGCGTGATGGCCCCGGATCGGCTGAGCGCGGTGACCTGCCTGCGCTCCCTGGAGGCCTCCCTGGGCTGGCCTCCCCTGCAGGAGGAGAGCGGCGTGGAGAGCTCCGGGAAGGATGCCGGCCCGGGCGGGCCCGTCTTCCTCAAGGGCAATCAGCGGAACGGCGGCTTCCGCGTGCGAGAGGAGGCGGGCCTGGGCGAGGGATTGCTGATCACCGGCCACAACCCGGAGGAGCCCGAGGTGGAAGACACCTGGGGGCCGTTGCCGCTGGATCTGTTTGCCTGA
- the hemC gene encoding hydroxymethylbilane synthase: MTSSTLRIASRRSQLAMVQTHWVRDELSKAHPGLEISIEAMATQGDKILDVALAKIGDKGLFTKELEAQMLVGRADIAVHSLKDLPTNLPEGLMLGCITEREDPADALVVHEKHRDKTLASLPEGSVVGTSSLRRLAQLRHHYPHLTFKDVRGNVITRLEKLDSGEFDCLILAAAGLGRLGLADRIHELIDPAISLHAVGQGALGIECRDGDGAVLEQIKVLEHTPTARRCLAERAFLRELEGGCQVPIGVNTRFEGEELVLTGMVASLDGLRLIRDEARGPQGDPEAIGISLARSLRQQGAGEILEEIFASVRPQA; this comes from the coding sequence ATGACCAGCTCCACCCTGCGCATCGCCTCCCGCCGCAGCCAGCTGGCCATGGTGCAGACCCACTGGGTGCGCGATGAACTGTCCAAGGCCCACCCCGGCCTGGAGATCAGCATCGAGGCCATGGCCACCCAGGGGGACAAGATCCTCGATGTCGCCCTCGCCAAGATCGGCGACAAGGGCCTGTTCACCAAGGAACTGGAGGCCCAGATGCTGGTGGGCCGGGCCGACATCGCCGTCCACAGCCTGAAGGATCTCCCCACCAACCTTCCCGAGGGGCTGATGCTCGGCTGCATCACCGAACGCGAGGACCCGGCCGATGCCCTGGTGGTGCATGAGAAGCACAGGGACAAGACGCTCGCGAGCCTGCCGGAGGGCTCGGTGGTGGGCACCAGTTCGCTGCGCCGCCTGGCCCAGCTGCGGCACCACTACCCCCACCTCACCTTCAAGGATGTGCGGGGCAACGTGATCACCCGCCTGGAGAAGCTGGATAGCGGCGAATTCGACTGCCTGATCCTGGCGGCCGCCGGCCTGGGGCGCCTGGGGCTCGCTGATCGCATCCATGAACTGATCGATCCCGCGATCTCGCTGCACGCCGTCGGTCAGGGCGCCCTGGGCATCGAATGCCGCGACGGCGACGGCGCCGTGCTGGAGCAGATCAAGGTGCTGGAGCACACCCCCACCGCCCGCCGCTGCCTGGCCGAGCGGGCCTTCCTGCGCGAGCTGGAGGGGGGCTGCCAGGTGCCGATCGGCGTCAACACCCGTTTCGAGGGAGAGGAGCTCGTGCTCACCGGCATGGTGGCCAGCCTCGATGGCCTGCGTCTGATCCGCGACGAGGCCCGGGGTCCCCAGGGCGACCCTGAAGCGATCGGCATCAGCCTGGCGCGCAGCCTGCGTCAGCAGGGCGCCGGCGAGATCCTGGAGGAGATCTTTGCGAGCGTCCGGCCCCAGGCCTGA
- a CDS encoding chloride channel protein: protein MRASGPRPEAPPDPPAEPSPQAEAPGAEARGLPFQWNLLAWAALVGTLSGLAVVGFHFLLGFINNFLYGPLVEWLLAVGRASSSTPPPDLSINDLPPLVDQRGTPLKALLKLGLDSIGLLGAPPPTPEPPSLEVIQARFDWLELWPVVVVPTLGGLAVGLLRWLGGSIGPGLPSLMAMAEGAMTAAPKLPLLRLVAASLSLGSGASLGPEGPSVEAGANLGLWVGSRGGLSPQSQKALVAAGVAAGLAAGFKAPIAGVFFAFEGSFSAIQGRPSLRAVLVAAIASSLVTQLCLGDAPILRLPAYEVRSVVELPLYVGLGLLASVMSWALVSLMAAGRQPRLQELLAALPPGVATALGGAAVGGMALAFPQVLGVGYDTIEALLGRDGGIPLLTLLALIGVKLLAVGVSNATGFVGGGFAPSLFLGAVLGSCYGQLLGEGGLNLPVAEPPAYAMVGMAAVLAGSARAPLTALLLLFELTHDIRIVLPLMAAAGLSAALVERWLGYQDPGLLGPDLLEERRRAQLAELPISAALEPRLPPILAADLPAAKALQRLLENHGHCVLVAEAGSAVGLVTLADLQSALVSQLERDEETLRLIDCRRSDLVWLPLEAHLDRLEDQLTPQGLRQVPVFAVDPGLGGYLPNGLPPAGLPIGSFRGLASRDGMARALASHLSLRAGDLTPASG, encoded by the coding sequence TTGCGAGCGTCCGGCCCCAGGCCTGAAGCGCCTCCGGATCCCCCGGCGGAGCCCTCCCCGCAGGCCGAAGCGCCCGGCGCCGAGGCCCGCGGGCTGCCCTTCCAGTGGAACCTGCTCGCCTGGGCGGCGCTGGTGGGCACCCTCAGCGGCCTGGCGGTGGTGGGCTTCCACTTCCTGCTGGGCTTCATCAACAACTTTCTCTACGGGCCATTGGTGGAGTGGCTGCTGGCCGTCGGCCGCGCCTCCAGCAGCACCCCGCCTCCGGATCTCTCGATCAACGATCTGCCGCCGCTCGTCGATCAGCGCGGCACACCGCTGAAGGCCCTGCTGAAGCTGGGCCTCGACAGCATCGGGTTGCTGGGGGCCCCGCCACCGACACCGGAACCACCTTCGCTGGAGGTCATCCAGGCCCGCTTCGACTGGCTGGAGCTGTGGCCTGTCGTCGTTGTGCCGACACTCGGAGGGCTGGCGGTGGGACTGCTGCGCTGGCTGGGCGGCAGCATCGGCCCCGGCCTGCCCAGCCTGATGGCGATGGCCGAGGGGGCGATGACGGCGGCGCCCAAGCTGCCGCTGCTGCGTCTGGTGGCGGCCTCGCTGAGCCTGGGCAGCGGCGCCTCGCTCGGACCTGAGGGGCCCAGCGTCGAAGCCGGAGCCAACCTCGGGTTGTGGGTGGGCAGCCGCGGCGGCCTGTCGCCCCAGTCTCAGAAGGCCCTGGTGGCTGCCGGCGTGGCGGCCGGGCTGGCGGCGGGCTTCAAGGCCCCGATCGCAGGGGTGTTCTTCGCCTTCGAGGGGAGCTTCAGTGCCATCCAGGGCCGCCCAAGCCTGCGGGCGGTGCTGGTGGCGGCGATCGCCTCCTCGCTGGTGACCCAGCTGTGTCTGGGGGATGCACCGATCCTGCGCCTGCCCGCCTATGAGGTGCGCTCGGTGGTGGAGCTGCCTCTCTATGTGGGGCTCGGCCTGCTGGCCAGCGTGATGTCGTGGGCACTGGTGAGCCTGATGGCCGCCGGTCGCCAGCCGCGCCTGCAGGAGCTTCTGGCCGCCCTTCCCCCGGGTGTGGCCACGGCCCTGGGCGGCGCTGCGGTGGGAGGCATGGCCCTGGCCTTCCCGCAGGTGCTCGGTGTCGGCTACGACACGATCGAGGCACTGCTGGGTCGCGACGGTGGCATCCCGCTGCTGACACTCCTGGCTCTGATCGGCGTCAAGCTGCTGGCGGTGGGTGTCAGCAACGCCACCGGCTTCGTCGGGGGCGGTTTCGCCCCCTCGCTGTTCCTGGGGGCGGTACTGGGCAGCTGTTACGGCCAGCTGCTGGGGGAAGGGGGCCTGAACCTGCCCGTGGCCGAACCGCCCGCTTACGCGATGGTGGGCATGGCGGCGGTGCTGGCAGGAAGCGCCCGGGCGCCGCTGACGGCGCTGCTGCTGTTGTTCGAGCTCACCCACGACATCCGCATCGTGCTGCCCTTGATGGCGGCGGCCGGCCTCAGCGCTGCCTTGGTGGAACGCTGGCTGGGCTATCAGGACCCCGGACTGCTGGGACCGGATCTGCTGGAGGAGCGTCGTCGCGCACAGCTGGCGGAACTGCCGATCAGCGCCGCCCTGGAGCCACGCCTGCCGCCGATCCTGGCGGCGGACCTGCCGGCGGCGAAGGCGCTTCAGCGGCTGCTGGAGAACCACGGACACTGCGTGCTGGTGGCGGAGGCCGGCTCAGCCGTCGGCCTGGTGACGCTGGCGGATCTGCAGAGCGCCCTGGTGTCGCAGCTGGAGCGGGATGAGGAGACGCTGCGGCTGATCGACTGCCGCCGCAGTGATCTCGTCTGGCTGCCGCTGGAGGCCCATCTCGATCGTCTCGAGGACCAGCTCACCCCCCAGGGCCTGCGGCAGGTGCCCGTGTTCGCCGTCGACCCCGGCCTGGGGGGCTACCTGCCCAACGGCCTGCCCCCAGCCGGGCTGCCGATCGGCAGTTTCCGGGGCCTGGCAAGCCGCGATGGCATGGCCCGCGCCCTGGCGAGTCACCTCAGCCTCAGGGCAGGAGATCTGACGCCAGCCTCGGGCTGA
- a CDS encoding L,D-transpeptidase: MASSLPLPCRRLSRRGAAALLHGAAFALGGLMVHGGAASALEAPVAPPPLTVPAATAAPASPAPDAPAPTTTSLASTRQIVLELGRRTISLLEGDKVLGSWPVAIGDPSTPTPTGTFSVENKVVNPQYASTRSGKVNPRIGAQGPLGDRWIGFKRSGPNQYGIHGTPDAWAWTVTSRAAVSNGCVRMLTPHVRQLFDQVEVGTPVIVKR, encoded by the coding sequence ATGGCTTCTTCCCTGCCTCTGCCCTGCCGTCGCCTGTCCCGCCGCGGCGCAGCAGCACTGCTCCATGGCGCTGCCTTCGCCCTGGGAGGCCTGATGGTCCACGGCGGTGCCGCTTCGGCCCTGGAGGCTCCGGTGGCGCCGCCGCCGCTCACCGTTCCGGCAGCCACCGCAGCTCCGGCATCGCCCGCTCCGGATGCGCCGGCACCCACCACGACCAGCCTGGCCAGCACCCGCCAGATCGTGCTCGAGCTCGGCAGGCGAACGATCAGCCTGCTGGAGGGCGACAAGGTGCTCGGCAGCTGGCCGGTGGCGATCGGTGACCCCTCGACACCCACCCCCACCGGCACCTTCTCGGTCGAGAACAAGGTGGTCAACCCGCAGTACGCGAGCACCCGGAGCGGCAAGGTCAATCCCAGGATCGGTGCCCAGGGGCCCCTCGGCGACCGCTGGATCGGGTTCAAGCGCAGCGGTCCGAATCAGTACGGCATCCATGGCACCCCCGATGCGTGGGCCTGGACGGTGACCTCCCGAGCAGCGGTCTCCAACGGCTGTGTGCGCATGCTCACCCCCCATGTGCGGCAGCTGTTCGATCAGGTGGAAGTCGGGACTCCTGTGATCGTCAAGCGCTGA
- a CDS encoding inorganic diphosphatase, protein MANIDHAPSRTMLNLLHVLPAFADESELRLNAIVELNSSTINKYELITETGHLKLDRVGYSSLAYPFAYGCIPRTWDEDGDPLDIEIVGVTEPLVPGSLVEARIIGIMTFDDGGEVDDKVIAVLADDKRMDHITSYEQLGAHWLKETQYYWEHYKDLKKAGTCRVNGFFDSAEAVRIIKECEQRYLSTIEASLVN, encoded by the coding sequence ATGGCGAACATCGACCATGCCCCCAGCCGCACGATGCTCAACCTGCTGCATGTGCTGCCGGCCTTTGCCGATGAGTCGGAGCTGCGTCTGAACGCGATCGTTGAGCTCAATTCGAGCACGATCAACAAATACGAGCTCATCACCGAGACGGGCCATCTCAAGCTGGATCGCGTGGGTTATTCCTCCCTCGCTTATCCCTTTGCCTATGGCTGCATCCCCCGCACCTGGGATGAGGACGGCGATCCGCTCGACATTGAAATCGTCGGGGTCACCGAGCCCCTGGTACCGGGTTCGCTGGTGGAGGCGCGCATCATCGGCATCATGACGTTCGACGATGGCGGTGAGGTCGACGACAAGGTGATCGCGGTGCTGGCGGACGACAAGCGCATGGATCACATCACGAGCTACGAGCAGCTCGGCGCACACTGGCTCAAGGAGACCCAGTACTACTGGGAGCACTACAAGGATCTCAAGAAGGCCGGCACCTGCCGCGTCAATGGCTTCTTCGACAGCGCCGAAGCGGTGCGGATCATCAAGGAGTGCGAGCAGCGCTACCTCAGCACGATCGAGGCCAGCCTCGTCAACTGA
- a CDS encoding carboxypeptidase M32, with the protein MAVPGEALVRLHSHLHQTRLLGSISSALYYDQNTVMPAAGAAWRGEQLALLAAQLHARQSSPEYADLVAAAEAELEADAPPERQRNLQLLRLELERQRCLDPALVSALARAQSRGNAVWQEARARNDFAAFAPALRELIELRRWQASQLAAAEPVARSPWEVLAQPFEPEVSKARLDELFAPLRAELPPLLEQVVASGAAPMPPVDLPEVQQESLCSALLHSWGYDGRRCQRSRSAHPFSCTVGPQDFRITTRVVAGQPLSSFLATAHEWGHSLYEQGLPRGDDHWFPWPLGEATSMGVHESQSLFWECRVARSRAFAERWHPRFCEGLPADPWGGAHGFWRALNPLSPGLIRVEADELSYGLHIVLRYELELALLEQDMPVEELPQQWNRRMRELLGLEPPSDTQGCLQDIHWAEGLFGYFPSYALGHLISAQLAEAMEQELGPLQELIASGEERRLQAWLGRTVWPLGRSVNAEELVERVTGRSLSAGPFLAYLRAKVAALGA; encoded by the coding sequence ATGGCCGTCCCGGGTGAGGCGCTGGTGCGTCTCCACAGCCATCTGCACCAGACCCGCCTGCTCGGCTCGATCAGCAGTGCTCTGTACTACGACCAGAACACGGTGATGCCCGCTGCGGGAGCGGCCTGGCGGGGAGAGCAGCTGGCCCTGCTGGCGGCTCAGCTGCATGCGCGCCAGAGCAGCCCCGAGTACGCCGACCTGGTGGCCGCGGCGGAGGCGGAACTGGAGGCCGACGCCCCGCCGGAGCGGCAGCGCAACCTGCAGCTGCTGCGCCTCGAGCTGGAGCGTCAGCGCTGTCTCGACCCCGCTCTGGTGAGCGCCCTGGCCAGGGCCCAGTCGCGCGGCAATGCCGTCTGGCAGGAGGCCCGCGCCCGCAACGACTTCGCCGCCTTCGCGCCGGCCCTGCGCGAGCTGATCGAGCTGCGCCGCTGGCAGGCCAGCCAGCTGGCCGCCGCCGAGCCGGTGGCGCGCAGCCCCTGGGAGGTGCTGGCCCAGCCCTTTGAGCCCGAGGTGAGCAAGGCGAGGCTCGACGAGCTGTTTGCGCCCCTGCGGGCTGAGCTGCCGCCGCTTCTGGAGCAGGTGGTCGCCAGCGGCGCTGCCCCGATGCCTCCGGTCGATCTGCCCGAGGTCCAGCAGGAGAGTCTCTGCAGTGCCCTGCTGCACAGCTGGGGGTACGACGGGCGGCGCTGCCAGCGCTCCCGTTCCGCCCATCCCTTCTCCTGCACCGTGGGTCCGCAGGACTTCCGCATCACCACCCGCGTGGTGGCCGGGCAGCCGCTCTCCTCCTTTCTGGCCACGGCCCATGAATGGGGCCATTCGCTCTACGAGCAGGGCCTCCCCCGCGGCGATGACCACTGGTTTCCCTGGCCCCTGGGTGAAGCCACCTCCATGGGGGTGCATGAGTCCCAGTCGCTGTTCTGGGAGTGCCGGGTGGCCCGCAGCCGCGCCTTCGCCGAACGCTGGCATCCGCGCTTCTGTGAGGGGCTGCCGGCCGATCCCTGGGGCGGGGCCCATGGCTTCTGGCGCGCGCTCAATCCCCTCAGCCCCGGACTGATCCGGGTGGAGGCCGACGAGCTCAGCTACGGCCTGCACATCGTGCTCCGCTACGAGCTTGAGCTGGCGCTGCTGGAGCAGGACATGCCGGTGGAGGAGCTGCCGCAGCAGTGGAACCGGCGCATGCGGGAGCTGCTGGGGCTTGAACCCCCCAGCGATACCCAGGGCTGCCTGCAGGACATCCACTGGGCCGAAGGACTGTTCGGGTATTTCCCCTCCTATGCCCTCGGCCATCTGATCAGCGCCCAGCTCGCCGAGGCCATGGAGCAGGAGCTCGGCCCCCTGCAGGAGCTGATCGCCTCCGGGGAGGAGCGTCGCCTGCAGGCCTGGCTGGGCCGGACCGTCTGGCCGCTCGGCCGCTCCGTCAACGCGGAGGAACTGGTCGAGCGGGTCACGGGCCGGTCGCTGAGCGCCGGGCCGTTCCTGGCCTATCTGCGCGCCAAGGTGGCGGCCCTCGGCGCCTGA
- a CDS encoding calcium/sodium antiporter, translating into MAPMVLSGLEIVIGILLLFGGGELFVAGSVALSLLLGIPQIVIGLTVVSMGTSAPELFVSLLSTLQEGPGGDAIAVSNVVGSNIFNVMVVLGASAAVIPLRVQSRLVRRDVPLLLGVSMATWGMASGGRITWVAGLALITGLVINLVWEVRSAREEPTEADEDLDTDGASPAPQALIKLAAGLGLLLGGSQLLVKGAIAAAQGLGVSETVIGLTIVSAGTSMPELVTSLVAAYHGKADLAIGNVVGSNLLNQLVILGVCGLASGSSGLAVDPVMLSRDFPVMVATTLACLPIFWTRGVITRLEGWILLGLYGLYLLEQILSNTGSALSDEYRLVVLVAVIPLVLVFLTWQVLSWREKRRLAN; encoded by the coding sequence ATGGCCCCGATGGTGTTGAGCGGCCTTGAGATCGTGATCGGCATCCTGCTGCTGTTCGGCGGTGGTGAGCTGTTCGTCGCCGGCTCGGTGGCCCTGTCGCTGCTGCTGGGCATCCCCCAGATCGTGATCGGCCTGACGGTGGTGTCGATGGGCACCAGCGCCCCGGAGCTGTTCGTGAGCCTGCTATCCACCCTGCAGGAAGGCCCGGGCGGCGACGCGATCGCTGTGAGCAACGTGGTGGGCTCCAACATCTTCAATGTGATGGTGGTGCTCGGCGCCAGCGCCGCAGTGATCCCGCTGCGGGTTCAGAGCCGCCTGGTGCGGCGTGACGTGCCGCTGCTGCTGGGGGTGTCCATGGCCACCTGGGGCATGGCCTCCGGTGGCCGGATCACCTGGGTGGCGGGCCTGGCGCTGATCACCGGTCTGGTGATCAACCTGGTGTGGGAGGTCCGCAGCGCCCGTGAGGAACCCACCGAGGCGGATGAAGACCTCGACACCGATGGCGCCTCTCCGGCCCCCCAGGCGCTGATCAAGCTGGCCGCCGGCCTGGGGCTGCTGCTGGGAGGCTCACAGCTGTTGGTGAAGGGGGCCATCGCCGCCGCTCAGGGTCTCGGCGTGAGCGAGACGGTGATCGGCCTGACGATCGTGTCGGCCGGCACCTCGATGCCGGAACTGGTCACCTCACTGGTGGCCGCCTACCACGGCAAGGCGGATCTGGCGATCGGCAACGTGGTGGGCAGCAATCTGCTCAACCAGCTGGTGATCCTGGGGGTGTGCGGACTGGCCTCCGGCAGCAGCGGCCTCGCCGTCGACCCCGTGATGCTGAGCCGCGATTTCCCGGTCATGGTGGCCACCACCCTGGCCTGCCTGCCGATCTTCTGGACCCGCGGCGTGATCACAAGGCTGGAGGGCTGGATCCTGCTGGGGCTCTACGGGCTTTATCTGCTCGAGCAGATCCTCTCCAACACCGGCTCCGCCCTCAGTGATGAGTACCGACTGGTGGTGCTGGTGGCCGTGATTCCCCTCGTGTTGGTGTTCCTCACCTGGCAGGTGCTGTCCTGGCGGGAAAAGCGGCGGCTGGCTAACTGA
- a CDS encoding DUF3122 domain-containing protein, with amino-acid sequence MPGLLALLLLLLSLAVPQPALAMLQASPGETGTGLVRSLESLRDLDYQSWQVVAYREGAPAQAAPVTLRIVGYPGRVRLDHPTPLLVRAGRRLWQLDDITLANPRLAADTRAAAAEFDLTPLLADLQNNRPLRLELPGIFVELPIPPYVVEEWRALPLEAGP; translated from the coding sequence CTGCCTGGACTTCTCGCGCTGCTGCTGCTGCTGCTCAGCCTGGCGGTACCCCAGCCAGCGCTGGCGATGCTCCAGGCCAGCCCCGGGGAGACCGGCACCGGGCTGGTGCGCAGCCTCGAGAGCCTGCGCGATCTCGACTATCAGAGCTGGCAGGTGGTGGCCTACCGGGAGGGGGCTCCGGCCCAAGCCGCTCCTGTGACCCTGCGCATCGTCGGCTACCCGGGACGGGTCAGGCTCGATCACCCCACGCCGCTGCTGGTGCGCGCCGGTCGGCGCCTGTGGCAGCTTGACGACATCACTCTGGCCAATCCGAGGCTGGCCGCTGACACCCGCGCAGCAGCGGCCGAATTCGACCTGACCCCGCTGCTGGCCGACCTGCAGAACAACAGACCCCTGCGTCTGGAGCTGCCGGGGATCTTCGTCGAACTGCCGATCCCGCCTTACGTGGTCGAGGAATGGCGGGCGCTGCCGCTCGAGGCGGGGCCCTGA